One segment of Streptomyces sp. NBC_00576 DNA contains the following:
- a CDS encoding GNAT family N-acetyltransferase: MDSVRVRLMREEDLSSTEQASAVTFLEAESGTRRVSDPEVEPRSVAASKQWIDRMSYFLSVDPEGCWIAVEERPQKADRTVGFAISQNRDRLWFLATYGVLPSHQGQGIGRRLIDATLAHAAWRPGIFSSSVHPGATRRYRLAGFSLHPQMRMTGTVDRSTLPAINGLREGRADDVEWMDRLDRDLRGAGHGPDHVYMLATLRLVVSEDRRKPGYVYIDDLGRASVLAASHPETAQNLLWEALASSRGRTLVNCITTPNQWAVDVGLAARLDIGQEGYIAVRDMPAPAPYLASGHFL; this comes from the coding sequence ATGGACTCCGTAAGGGTCAGGCTGATGCGAGAAGAGGATCTCTCGTCGACAGAGCAGGCGTCGGCAGTGACGTTCCTCGAGGCGGAGTCCGGCACCAGGCGGGTCAGTGATCCGGAGGTCGAGCCTCGTTCGGTGGCCGCTTCGAAGCAGTGGATCGACCGGATGAGCTACTTCCTGAGCGTGGATCCGGAAGGGTGCTGGATCGCCGTGGAGGAGCGACCTCAGAAGGCCGACCGGACAGTCGGATTCGCCATCTCGCAGAACCGTGACCGCCTCTGGTTCCTCGCGACGTACGGCGTCCTGCCCAGTCACCAGGGACAGGGCATCGGCAGACGTCTGATCGACGCCACCCTCGCCCACGCCGCCTGGCGCCCCGGCATCTTCTCGTCCAGCGTCCACCCCGGCGCCACCCGCCGCTACCGGCTGGCGGGCTTCTCCCTCCACCCTCAGATGCGGATGACCGGCACCGTCGACCGGTCCACGCTCCCCGCAATCAACGGCCTCAGGGAGGGCCGGGCCGACGACGTCGAGTGGATGGACCGACTGGACCGGGACCTCCGCGGCGCGGGCCACGGCCCCGACCACGTCTACATGCTCGCCACCCTGCGACTGGTCGTGTCCGAGGACCGCAGAAAACCGGGGTACGTCTACATCGACGACCTGGGCCGAGCCTCGGTGCTGGCCGCCTCGCACCCGGAGACAGCGCAAAACCTGCTGTGGGAGGCCCTGGCCTCATCGCGGGGACGCACCCTCGTCAACTGCATCACCACGCCCAACCAGTGGGCGGTCGACGTCGGCCTCGCCGCCCGTCTCGACATCGGGCAGGAGGGCTACATCGCCGTCCGTGACATGCCTGCCCCGGCTCCCTACCTGGCCAGCGGACACTTCCTCTGA
- a CDS encoding enoyl-CoA hydratase/isomerase family protein, with protein MAGQRIVPPSIGWDPTPGDVEDTRDLAKRLGRLASELGTALGELERIECGDWKGKTAVAFTEYIGEDVTPLIRKSHDSFDKASRALHKWAGELQDFQDETDRLDKSAKEKLDAKSDAEAKAGGNGSDELGKASGDVNGVIQKVHELEERYRRAAGHISRELDKAADIAPDEPGFWDKLGTGIADAWGATGDWLKDHADMIKEIGDVLSLVSSALGVLAIITAPFEPIGAIFAAAAMITSGAALLTHVVAKAAGADVSWADIGFDALGILPGVKGLTGTAALAKGTSATARAAKLGSGYRGVTDISKTFVLFGPLKATPVVKLGAGGSRMALAVESGLQNVRQGQWLGTQGINLIGSKLPFIKSAEVIAPMGNAGRALDATIKAGLTGNKANTIANNDYGN; from the coding sequence GTGGCCGGCCAGCGGATCGTCCCGCCGAGCATAGGTTGGGATCCCACCCCCGGGGATGTCGAGGACACCCGCGACCTCGCCAAGCGGCTCGGCAGGCTGGCGAGCGAACTCGGCACCGCGCTGGGGGAGTTGGAGCGGATCGAGTGCGGCGACTGGAAGGGCAAGACCGCGGTCGCCTTCACCGAGTACATAGGCGAGGACGTCACCCCGCTCATCCGCAAGAGCCACGACTCCTTCGACAAGGCCTCACGTGCGCTGCACAAGTGGGCGGGCGAACTCCAGGACTTCCAGGACGAGACGGACCGCCTGGACAAGTCCGCCAAGGAGAAGCTCGACGCCAAGTCGGACGCCGAGGCGAAGGCAGGCGGCAACGGCAGCGACGAGCTCGGCAAGGCTTCCGGCGACGTCAACGGGGTCATCCAGAAGGTCCACGAACTCGAAGAGCGCTACCGGCGCGCCGCCGGCCACATCAGCAGGGAGCTGGACAAGGCCGCCGACATCGCCCCTGACGAGCCCGGCTTCTGGGACAAGCTCGGCACGGGCATCGCCGACGCGTGGGGTGCCACCGGCGACTGGCTCAAGGACCACGCCGACATGATCAAGGAGATCGGCGACGTACTGAGCCTGGTCAGCAGCGCCCTGGGTGTTCTTGCGATCATCACGGCCCCCTTCGAACCGATCGGGGCGATCTTCGCCGCCGCGGCGATGATCACGAGCGGGGCGGCGCTGCTGACTCATGTGGTGGCCAAGGCGGCGGGTGCGGACGTGAGTTGGGCGGACATCGGATTCGATGCGCTGGGGATTCTGCCTGGGGTGAAGGGGCTCACTGGGACTGCGGCGCTCGCCAAGGGCACCAGTGCCACCGCTCGTGCCGCCAAGCTCGGCTCGGGTTATCGCGGGGTGACGGACATCAGCAAGACGTTCGTTCTCTTCGGCCCCTTGAAGGCCACTCCCGTCGTCAAACTCGGCGCGGGCGGCAGCCGTATGGCTCTCGCCGTCGAGAGCGGACTGCAGAACGTCCGTCAGGGGCAATGGCTCGGTACCCAGGGAATCAACCTGATCGGGTCCAAGCTACCGTTCATCAAGAGCGCCGAAGTGATCGCGCCGATGGGGAACGCCGGTCGCGCCCTGGACGCCACCATCAAGGCAGGGCTCACCGGCAACAAGGCCAACACCATCGCAAACAACGATTACGGGAACTGA
- the rpsJ gene encoding 30S ribosomal protein S10: protein MAGQKIRIRLKAYDHEVIDSSAKKIVETVTRTGASVAGPVPLPTEKNVYCVIKSPHKYKDSREHFEMRTHKRLIDILDPTPKTVDSLMRLDLPAGVDIEIKL, encoded by the coding sequence ATGGCGGGACAGAAGATCCGCATCCGGCTCAAGGCCTACGACCACGAGGTCATCGATTCCTCGGCGAAGAAGATCGTCGAGACGGTGACACGCACTGGTGCGTCGGTCGCGGGCCCGGTGCCGCTGCCCACTGAGAAGAACGTGTACTGCGTCATCAAGTCGCCGCACAAGTACAAGGACTCTCGCGAGCACTTCGAGATGCGCACGCACAAGCGCCTGATCGACATTCTCGACCCGACGCCCAAGACCGTTGACTCTCTGATGCGACTCGACCTCCCGGCCGGTGTCGACATCGAGATCAAGCTCTAG
- the rplC gene encoding 50S ribosomal protein L3, giving the protein MAKQIKGILGEKLGMTQVWDENNRVVPVTVVKAGPNVVTQVRTNDSDGYESVQIAFGEIDPRKVNKPLKGHFAKADVTPRRHLVEIRTADASEYTLGQEITAETFEAGVKVDVTGNSKGKGFAGVMKRHNFKGLGAGHGVQRKHRSPGSIGGCATPGRVFKGVRMAGRMGNERVTTQNLTVHAVDAEKGLLLIKGAIPGPNGGLVLVRTAAKGA; this is encoded by the coding sequence ATGGCTAAGCAGATCAAGGGCATCCTGGGCGAGAAGCTCGGCATGACGCAGGTGTGGGACGAGAACAACCGTGTTGTTCCCGTCACCGTCGTCAAGGCCGGTCCGAACGTCGTGACCCAGGTCCGTACGAATGACTCCGACGGCTACGAGTCGGTCCAGATCGCCTTCGGCGAGATCGACCCTCGCAAGGTGAACAAGCCCCTCAAGGGTCACTTCGCCAAGGCTGACGTCACCCCCCGCCGCCACCTCGTCGAGATCCGTACCGCTGACGCCAGCGAGTACACCCTCGGCCAGGAGATCACCGCCGAGACCTTCGAGGCCGGCGTCAAGGTGGATGTGACCGGCAACAGCAAGGGCAAGGGCTTCGCCGGTGTCATGAAGCGTCACAACTTCAAGGGACTCGGCGCCGGCCACGGTGTCCAGCGCAAGCACCGCTCCCCCGGCTCGATCGGTGGCTGTGCCACCCCCGGCCGTGTGTTCAAGGGCGTCCGCATGGCGGGCCGCATGGGCAACGAGCGGGTCACCACCCAGAACCTGACCGTCCACGCCGTTGACGCGGAGAAGGGTCTGCTGCTCATCAAGGGCGCGATTCCTGGTCCGAACGGCGGCCTCGTCCTGGTCCGCACCGCGGCCAAGGGGGCCTGA
- the rplD gene encoding 50S ribosomal protein L4: MSTVDILSPAGEKAGSVELPAEIFDVEKISIPLLHQVVVAQLAAARQGTHKTKTRAEVRGGGRKPYRQKGTGRARQGSTRAPQFAGGGVVHGPTPRDYSQRTPKKMKAAALRHALTDRARNARIHVITGVIEGDTPSTKAAKSFLGKVSERKNVLLVIERSDEAGLLSARNLPQVHILDPGQLNTYDVLVSDDVVFTQAAFESFVSGPKATDTEGSEV; the protein is encoded by the coding sequence ATGAGCACTGTTGACATCCTTTCGCCCGCTGGCGAGAAGGCCGGAAGCGTCGAGCTCCCCGCGGAGATCTTCGACGTAGAGAAGATCAGCATCCCGCTGCTTCACCAGGTCGTCGTCGCACAGCTGGCCGCTGCCCGTCAGGGCACGCACAAGACCAAGACCCGCGCCGAGGTCCGTGGTGGCGGTAGGAAGCCCTACCGTCAGAAGGGCACCGGCCGCGCCCGTCAGGGTTCGACCCGTGCGCCGCAGTTCGCCGGCGGTGGCGTCGTTCACGGCCCCACCCCGCGTGACTACTCGCAGCGGACCCCGAAGAAGATGAAGGCCGCGGCCCTGCGCCACGCCCTCACCGACCGGGCCCGCAACGCTCGAATCCACGTCATCACCGGCGTGATCGAGGGCGACACCCCCTCCACCAAGGCCGCGAAGAGCTTCCTCGGCAAGGTCAGCGAGCGCAAGAACGTGCTCCTGGTCATCGAGCGCTCCGACGAGGCCGGGCTGCTTTCCGCCCGCAACCTGCCCCAGGTGCACATCCTGGACCCGGGCCAGCTGAACACGTACGACGTTCTCGTCTCGGACGACGTGGTCTTCACCCAGGCCGCTTTCGAGTCCTTCGTGTCCGGCCCCAAGGCCACTGACACCGAAGGGAGCGAGGTCTGA
- the rplW gene encoding 50S ribosomal protein L23 → MAIRHPAIASKAAKVAKAARVAKAKRHEAEGKNTVVTPVSKSYTDPRDVLLKPVVSEKSYALIDENKYTFIVAPGSNKTQIKQAVQAVFSVKVTGVNTINRIGKRKRTKSGFGKRADTKRAIVTLAEGDRIDIFGGPAA, encoded by the coding sequence ATGGCGATCCGTCACCCCGCCATTGCCTCCAAGGCGGCCAAGGTCGCCAAGGCCGCGCGCGTCGCCAAGGCGAAGCGCCACGAGGCCGAGGGCAAGAACACCGTCGTCACGCCGGTCAGCAAGTCGTACACGGACCCCCGTGACGTCCTGCTGAAGCCGGTCGTGTCCGAGAAGAGCTACGCGCTCATCGACGAGAACAAGTACACGTTCATCGTCGCTCCCGGCAGCAACAAGACCCAGATCAAGCAGGCCGTCCAGGCGGTCTTCTCGGTCAAGGTCACCGGGGTCAACACGATCAACCGCATCGGCAAGCGCAAGCGCACCAAGAGCGGTTTCGGTAAGCGCGCTGACACCAAGCGCGCGATCGTGACCCTCGCCGAGGGCGACCGTATCGACATCTTCGGCGGTCCGGCCGCGTAA
- the rplB gene encoding 50S ribosomal protein L2, whose product MGIRKYKPTTPGRRGSSVADFVEVTRSTPEKSLVRPLHSKGGRNNSGRVTVRHQGGGHKRAYRVIDFRRHDKDGVPAKVAHIEYDPNRTARIALLHYADGEKRYILAPRNLSQGDRVENGPGADIKPGNNLALRNIPVGTTIHAIEIRPGGGAKFARSAGASVQLLAKEGTMAHLRMPSGEIRLVDQRCRATVGEVGNAEQSNINWGKAGRKRWLGVRPTVRGVAMNPVDHPHGGGEGKTSGGRHPVSPWGQKEGRTRSPKKASNKYIVRRRKTNKKR is encoded by the coding sequence ATGGGAATCCGCAAGTACAAGCCGACTACGCCGGGCCGCCGTGGCTCCAGCGTCGCCGACTTCGTCGAGGTCACGCGGTCCACGCCGGAGAAGTCGCTGGTTCGCCCCCTGCACAGCAAGGGCGGCCGTAACAATTCCGGTCGTGTGACCGTTCGCCACCAGGGTGGCGGACACAAGCGCGCCTACCGAGTGATCGACTTCCGTCGTCACGACAAGGACGGCGTGCCGGCGAAGGTCGCGCACATCGAGTACGACCCCAACCGCACCGCGCGCATCGCGCTGCTGCACTACGCGGACGGCGAGAAGCGTTACATCCTCGCCCCCCGCAACCTGTCGCAGGGTGACCGCGTCGAGAACGGTCCTGGGGCCGACATCAAGCCGGGCAACAACCTGGCGCTCCGCAACATCCCGGTCGGTACCACGATCCACGCGATCGAGATCCGTCCCGGTGGCGGCGCCAAGTTCGCCCGCTCCGCCGGTGCCTCGGTGCAGCTGCTGGCGAAGGAGGGCACGATGGCCCACCTTCGTATGCCCTCCGGTGAGATCCGTCTGGTCGACCAGCGCTGCCGCGCCACGGTCGGCGAGGTCGGCAACGCCGAGCAGAGCAACATCAACTGGGGCAAGGCCGGCCGTAAGCGCTGGCTGGGCGTCCGCCCGACCGTCCGCGGTGTGGCGATGAACCCGGTTGACCACCCGCACGGTGGTGGTGAAGGCAAGACCTCCGGTGGTCGTCACCCGGTCTCGCCGTGGGGTCAGAAGGAGGGTCGTACTCGTTCGCCGAAGAAGGCTTCGAACAAGTACATCGTCCGCCGCCGCAAGACGAACAAGAAGCGCTAG
- the rpsS gene encoding 30S ribosomal protein S19 — translation MPRSLKKGPFVDGHLVKKVDVQNEAGTKNVIKTWSRRSMIIPAMLGHTIAVHNGKTHIPVFVTESMVGHKLGEFSPTRTFRGHVKDDRKSKRR, via the coding sequence ATGCCGCGCAGTCTCAAGAAGGGACCCTTCGTCGACGGACACCTTGTAAAGAAGGTGGACGTACAGAACGAAGCCGGTACCAAGAACGTCATCAAGACCTGGTCCCGTCGCTCGATGATCATCCCGGCCATGCTCGGCCACACGATCGCGGTGCACAACGGCAAGACCCACATTCCGGTGTTTGTCACCGAGTCGATGGTCGGCCACAAGCTCGGCGAGTTCTCGCCGACGCGCACCTTCCGGGGTCACGTCAAGGACGACCGGAAGTCGAAGCGCCGCTAA
- the rplV gene encoding 50S ribosomal protein L22, whose translation MEARAQARYIRVTPMKARRVVDLIRGMDATEAQAVLRFAPQAASVPVGKVLDSAIANAAHNYDHTDADSLVITEAYVDEGPTLKRFRPRAQGRAYRIRKRTSHITVVVSSKEGSR comes from the coding sequence ATGGAAGCCAGGGCCCAGGCGCGGTACATCCGCGTTACGCCCATGAAGGCCCGCCGTGTGGTGGACCTTATCCGTGGCATGGATGCCACGGAGGCTCAGGCGGTCCTGCGTTTCGCCCCGCAGGCCGCGAGCGTGCCGGTCGGCAAGGTGCTTGACAGCGCCATCGCCAACGCCGCACACAACTACGACCACACCGACGCCGACAGCCTCGTCATCACTGAGGCGTACGTCGACGAGGGTCCGACCCTGAAGCGGTTCCGTCCGCGTGCCCAGGGCCGCGCCTACCGGATCCGCAAGCGGACCAGCCACATCACCGTGGTCGTCAGCAGCAAGGAAGGTTCCCGGTAA
- the rpsC gene encoding 30S ribosomal protein S3 codes for MGQKVNPHGFRLGITTDFKSRWYADKLYKDYVGEDVAIRRMMTSGMERAGISKVEIERTRDRVRVDIHTARPGIVIGRRGAEADRIRGDLEKLTKKQVQLNILEVKNPELDAQLVAQAVAEQLSSRVSFRRAMRKSMQSTMKAGAKGIKIQCGGRLGGAEMSRSEFYREGRVPLHTLRANVDYGFFEAKTTFGRIGVKVWIYKGDVKNIAEVRAENAAARAGNRPARGGAGGGSDRPARGGGRGGERGGRGRKPQQAPAAEAPKAEAPAAAAPAAESTGTEA; via the coding sequence ATGGGCCAGAAGGTAAACCCGCACGGGTTCCGACTCGGCATCACCACCGACTTCAAGTCGCGTTGGTACGCCGACAAGCTGTACAAGGACTACGTCGGTGAAGACGTCGCCATCCGTCGGATGATGACGTCCGGCATGGAGCGCGCCGGCATCTCGAAGGTTGAGATCGAGCGCACCCGTGACCGCGTCCGCGTCGACATCCACACCGCGCGTCCGGGCATCGTCATCGGCCGCCGTGGCGCCGAGGCCGACCGTATTCGCGGCGACCTGGAGAAGCTGACCAAGAAGCAGGTCCAGCTCAACATCCTCGAGGTCAAGAACCCCGAGCTCGATGCTCAGCTGGTCGCTCAGGCCGTCGCCGAGCAGCTGTCCTCCCGCGTCTCCTTCCGTCGGGCCATGCGTAAGAGCATGCAGTCGACGATGAAGGCCGGCGCCAAGGGCATCAAGATCCAGTGTGGTGGCCGTCTCGGCGGCGCCGAGATGTCCCGCTCGGAGTTCTACCGCGAGGGCCGTGTGCCCCTGCACACGCTCCGCGCGAACGTCGACTACGGCTTCTTCGAGGCCAAGACGACCTTCGGCCGTATCGGTGTGAAGGTCTGGATCTACAAGGGCGACGTCAAGAACATCGCCGAGGTCCGCGCCGAGAACGCTGCTGCCCGTGCGGGTAACCGCCCGGCCCGTGGCGGTGCCGGTGGCGGCAGTGACCGTCCGGCCCGTGGTGGTGGCCGTGGTGGCGAGCGTGGCGGCCGCGGCCGCAAGCCGCAGCAGGCTCCCGCTGCCGAGGCCCCCAAGGCCGAGGCCCCGGCGGCTGCCGCTCCGGCTGCTGAAAGCACCGGAACGGAGGCCTGA
- the rplP gene encoding 50S ribosomal protein L16: MLIPRRVKHRKQHHPKRRGMSKGGTTVAFGEYGIQAVTPAYVTNRQIEAARIAMTRHIKRGGKVWINIYPDRPLTKKPAETRMGSGKGSPEWWIANVHPGRVMFELSYPNEKIAREALTRAAHKLPMKCRIVKREAGEA; the protein is encoded by the coding sequence ATGCTGATCCCCCGTAGGGTCAAGCACCGCAAGCAGCACCACCCGAAGCGTCGTGGCATGTCCAAGGGTGGTACGACGGTCGCGTTCGGCGAGTACGGCATTCAGGCCGTCACGCCGGCGTACGTGACCAACCGCCAGATCGAGGCGGCCCGTATCGCGATGACCCGCCACATCAAGCGTGGCGGCAAGGTCTGGATCAACATCTATCCGGACCGCCCGCTCACGAAGAAGCCTGCCGAGACCCGCATGGGTTCCGGTAAGGGTTCTCCGGAGTGGTGGATCGCGAACGTGCACCCCGGTCGGGTCATGTTCGAACTGTCCTACCCCAACGAGAAGATCGCCCGTGAGGCCCTCACTCGCGCAGCCCACAAGCTGCCGATGAAGTGCCGGATCGTCAAGCGCGAGGCAGGTGAAGCGTGA
- the rpmC gene encoding 50S ribosomal protein L29, producing the protein MSAGTKASELRELGDEELLAKLREAKEELFNLRFQAATGQLENHGRLKAVRKDIARIYTLMRERELGIETVESA; encoded by the coding sequence ATGTCGGCCGGTACCAAGGCGTCCGAGCTGCGCGAACTGGGTGACGAGGAGCTTCTTGCGAAGCTCCGCGAAGCCAAGGAAGAGCTGTTCAACCTCCGCTTCCAGGCGGCGACCGGTCAGCTCGAGAACCACGGTCGGCTCAAGGCCGTCCGTAAGGACATCGCGCGGATCTACACCCTGATGCGTGAGCGCGAGCTGGGCATCGAAACGGTGGAGAGCGCCTGA
- the rpsQ gene encoding 30S ribosomal protein S17, producing MSESNVTEQSTEARGFRKTREGLVVSDKMDKTVVVAVEDRVKHALYGKVIRRTSKLKAHDEQNAAGVGDRVLLMETRPLSSTKRWRIVEILEKAK from the coding sequence ATGAGCGAGAGCAACGTGACTGAGCAGAGCACCGAAGCCCGTGGCTTCCGCAAGACCCGTGAGGGTCTCGTCGTCAGCGACAAGATGGACAAGACCGTCGTCGTCGCCGTCGAGGACCGCGTGAAGCACGCGCTGTACGGCAAGGTCATCCGCCGTACGAGCAAGCTCAAGGCCCACGACGAGCAGAACGCCGCCGGCGTCGGCGACCGTGTCCTCCTCATGGAGACCCGGCCGCTGTCCTCGACGAAGCGCTGGCGCATCGTCGAGATCCTCGAGAAGGCCAAGTAG